The genomic segment TAGCTGCTTACCAAGCCAGGGGATTTGTACCCCTGAAGCCTATGAATGAGGAGGGATTTGCATGGGCAATCTATGATTTCTTCGAGACAGCCGATGGTAAAAGAATATTCATAGCAATAACCACAGATGCCCAATGGCATAGATTCTGTGAACTCTTTAAACTACCCATATGCGAATCACCCGACTACTCGACAAATGAGGCAAGATATCAACGTAGAAGTGAGCTCATACCTATGGTAGCAGAAGCCATAAGAAGGCTTCGTAGTGATGAGTTAATTCATGTGCTAAGGCAAAACGGTATCAGTTACGCCGTACTGAATACACCATGGGATTTATTGAATGATCCTCATGCATCCAAAAAATTAATCAGCATCAATTATAGACAGAAACAGATTAAGGTACCAGTAACGCCATTAGAGAGTGATACAATACGATACAATGACGCGGATCCGCCTGAGCTTGGAGATAGCACGGAGATAATACTTAAAGAGCTTGGTTATAGTTAATGAAGATATAGATTAATGAAGATATAGATTAATGAAGATATAGATTAATGAAGATATAGATTAATAATTAAAGGTGTCATTTAAATAAGAAAAGTAGTAATGTTTTTATATTTCTTATTTAATTTGAAAGTAACGGGTTTCTATGTATCTAGTTACTTTAAGGATTCACAGCGGGTGCGGACTAGCTATGGCCGCGAAGGTTGTGCAATCCCGCATTATATCAATAAATGCTTATCCAATTAATGATAAAATGAACATAGTGCTCGCACTTTTTAAGGTGGACAAAAAAGAGGATGATGTTATGGCTATTAGGTCATTAAAGAGGGATTTCTTAAAACTATCTAACTTATCGCTGCATGAGAATAATAACAAAAAGTATTATGTTATTTCCGGTGTAAAAAGTGGTCATGGTGTGCTTTATCCACTGGTTAAGCATAATGCAATACCGTTATTGCCTTACATTGCATTGCCTAATGCTGAGTCCTTCATCTTCTTACATCACGATAAGAGTACCATAGACGACATCGTCGATGAAGTAAGTCATAAAAATAAACTGGAATATTTTGACTATAAAAGGATAAGTAATGGAAATGATATAATGAGGATAATCACTAAAAACTTCAATGAAATATACCTCTACGATCTTGATGATTATGAGCGTAAGGTGCTGAAAATAGCTATCAATATGGGTTATTTCGATTGGCCTAAGCGTGTAAAAATAGATGAAATAGCTAGAGAATTGGGTGTTTCGAAACCCATGATTTCCTATTACCTTAGGAAGGCCAGTAGAAATATTTTTGACAAAATGGGGCTGAGGCGTTTCTAATGAATACGGAGGCCCATGTTAAGGACGGCTTGCACTGGCTCTCATGCTTCAAGGCTCAGCAGGTGGCTGAGTTCTCACTAAGGTCAATACTAAGGGCGCTTGGGAGACCAGCCTTCGGGCACAACCTAGTGGCGTTCCTAAACGAGTTAGCGGGCATTTGCCCAGGGCTCACGACCGAGCTCAGGTTCTGTGTGGGTTACCTGGATAAGATGTACGTAAGTGGATTCAACTATGGCGATATTGAGAAGGCACCGCCGCATAGGTTGGTTAAGGAGTACGGTGTTACCCACGAGAAGCTTTGGAATAACCTTAGGGAGTTCCTTGAGTATATAGTGCCAATTGCGGAGCAGAGTAATGTTAAGATAGCAATGCACCCCGATGATCCACCAATACCCGAGTTTAGGGGTATACCGAGGATCATGAATTCCATTGAGTCCTTTGAGAAACTACTGATCCTAGTCAGGAGTGATTATAATGGTATAACTCTATGTCAAGGAAACTTCACATTAATGACTGACGACCTACCAAGCGTCATTAAGAGGTTTAGGGATAGGATATTCTTTGTGCATTTCAGGGATGTTAAAGGTGATAGGTATAATTTCGTGGAGACGTTGATAGGTGAGGGTAAGACGGACCTGGTGGGGGTCATGAGGGCGTACGTGGAGATTGGCTATAATGGTTACGTTAGGGTTGATCACACACCAACCCTTGAGAATGACGCAGAATTAGGTGCACCTGGTTATAACTACCTGGGTAGAATCTACACAATAGGTTATATTAAGGGCCTTTATGAAGCAGTTAAGAGGGAATTTAGTAAGGAGATATTAAATGCATAAGATAGCACCCTTAAATTACTTAAGGGTCATTTTGTTGAGTTAATGGTTAAGGAGCAATTAATTAACGAGCTAAGGAAGCTCGGCATGACGTATGAGTTTGGTGAGAGGAGGGATTTCATAGGATTCCCTGTAAACCCCTGGTAATTGTTTATCCTCGTAATGAGCAGGACGTCATTGCCTTGGTGAAACTCGCTAATGAGTATAAGGTGCCTGTAATACCGTGGGGTGCTGGGACAAGTCTCACTGGTGCGTTGTCATGTGATGGTTGCGTCTTAATTGATATGAAAATGATGAATAGTGTTCTCGAAGTTAATACTGTTGATTGGTATGTTAGAGTTCAACCAGGGATAATCCTTGATAGACTTAACGAGGAACTTGCAAGGTACGGCTTCTTCTTCCCAGTGGATCCAGCGAGCCATTACATGTGCACTGTGGGGGGTATGATTGCAACTGGTGCTGGTGGAATGAGGGCTCTGAGGTACGGAACCATGAAGGACTGGGTCCTGGCGCTCAAGGTTGTTTTACCCATGGGTGAAGTTGCTCAATTCGGTGAACCACTGAGGAAGGATAGGGCAGGCTATGATCTGGTTCATCTATTCATCGGCAGTGAGGGTACCCTTGGGATTATAACTGAGGCATGGCTTAGAATAATACCGATACCGAAGAAGTCATTCACCACGTTGCTAATAGGTATTGAAAATGAGGATGAACTTGGTAAGTTGGTGGTGAAGATTAGGGAGGGTGGCTTGTTACCTGAGTTGATGGAGTACATGGACTATTACTCAATAATGGCTGTTAATAAGGTATTCAATGGTAATTTACCTGAAGCACCTGGTGGATTATTGATTATTCGAATAGAGGGCGAGTACATGGACGACTTAATGAACATAGTGAAACATGTTGGATTGCAAAATGTTAAAACATTGGTAAGTGAAGAAGAGGCTAAGGAGGTTTTAATGCTTAGGTCAAGGGCTGGTGAGGCTATAAAGGCATTCTATGGGAACTTCTTCTCAGAGGATTTATCGCTACCTATCTCGAGGATTACTGATGCAATTAAGGAGGTGAGGAGGGTGGAGCGGATTATGGGGAAACCAATACCAATACTAGCACACATTGGTGATGGTAATATGCACCCGCACATACTTATTGAGCCAGGTAAGGAGGAAGAGGCAGATAGGGTATATGAGGAGCTTTGTAGAATAGCAATTAAGATTGGCGGTAGTATAACGGGGGAGCATGGTGTTGGGCTTCAAAAAGCCCGATTACTCTATGAGCAGTTTAAGTCACGTAATAACCTAAAGGCATTACTAATTATGAGGAGGATCAAGGAGTTAATGGATCCAAACGATATAATGAACCCCAATAAATACGTAGAATTATCCTTAAAATATACGAATTAATACTCATGACATGCTTGGATTATACCTGCCATTCATGGCCTTCCTCTCATCATTCATGAATACGAGTACCACGGAACCAACCACATTATTAAACCTAATGACACAGTACCTAAAGGCCTTATTACCACCAACCCTATAAACAACTACCAAAATCTTAACACCGTCCATAACCCATAATACCGAGGAACCCTAATATAAATCCAGATAAGCTAGGTAATTCTTAAAAATTAAATAAAATATCTACTTGTCAGTTATGGTTCATTTTGTTCTAAATAAGCAAGACGTTGAGGATTTAGTTGTTGGCGCCGCTATACTTGGTACCGGCGGTGGTGGCGATCCATATATTGGTAAATTAATGGTTCTTCAGGAATTAGAACGCGGTAGAAAAATCGAAGTTGTTAGTATCGACGAGATTGATGATGAGGCCTTCATAATACCCGTAGCCGCTATGGGAACGCCTGTAGTTCTAATGGAGAAGATACCCAGCGGCAAGGAGGCATTGTTCTCACTTAATTTATTAGAGAAGTACTTTAATAGAAAGGTGGACTTTATATCACCAATTGAGGCTGGTGGTGTTAATTCCACGATACCTCTTGTGGTGGCAGCAGAAAGGGGATTGCTTGTTATTGATGCTGATGGTATGGGTAGGGCATTTCCCGAACTTCAAATGGTCACTTTTCACATATACGGAATAAAAGCAACACCAATGGCTCTTTCTGATGAACGTGGTAATGCAATTATACTTGATGCTATTGATAACTTCTGGGCTGAAAGGATAGCTAGAACTGTAACCGTTAGATTTGGTGGCTCTGCTTGGATAGCTATCTATCCAACTTATGGGAAACCATATAAAGATGCTGCTGTGAAGGGCAGTATATCATTTGCGATTGAAATAGGTAGAACACTAAGGGATGCAAAGATCACTGGCAAGAATCCAATTGATGCATTGCTAGATGTAACTAAGGGTTATGCCCTATTTAAAGGTAAGATCATTGATGTGCAAAGGTTTAATATAGGTGGTTTTGCAAGAGGTGAGGCTGTGATTGAAGGGCTCGATGAATATAAAGATTCAAAGATTACTATTAAATTTCAAAATGAAAATCTCGTAGCAATTAAGGATGGAGAGATTATAGCATCGGTACCCGATTTAATAACAGTACTTGATAGTGAAACCAGTAAACCCATAACCACAGAGAGACTTAGATATGGTTTAAGGGTTATCGTAATTGGTATACCGTGCAATGAAAAATGGAGAAATCCAAGAGGTCTAGAAGTTGTAGGGCCTAAGTACTTTGGTTATGACATTGATTATGTACCCATTGAAATGAGAGTTAAGAAAATAGGTGGTGTGGCATGACAAAGTACAAGATTGGTATTGATGTTGGTAGCACACATACAGATGCTGTGATACTTGATGAAAATAATAATTTAATATATGCTGCTAAAACCATGACTACACCCGATGTTACATCAGGAATAATTAATGCATTAAAACTTATTCTTGAAAACTCCGGTATTAGTAAAGATGATGTTGTAGCCGTAATGTTTGGAACTACGCACGTTATTAATGCAATAGTTCAAAGGAGAAATCTTGGCAGAGTCGGAGTAATTAGAATCGGATTACCCGCTACTGAGGCTATAGTGCCTATGCTTGACTGGCCAAGTGATCTTAAAAATGCTATTCTAGCGAGTTCATACATGGTTAAGGGTGGTCATGATTATACTGGCGAGCCTATTACTAATTTTGACGATAATAACATCAAAAGGATACTTAAGAATTTTACAGAAAAGGGAGTAGACGCTGTAGCGATTACATCTGTATGGTCTATAGTTAATCCTGAACATGAAAATAAAGTTCTCGACATTGCTAAGGAGACTATGCCTAATACACCGATTGTTTTATCACATGAAATAGGTTCAATAGGACTTTTAGAAAGAGAAAACGCAACAATACTTAATGCCGCTACAATTAATGTCATGAAAAATGCCATTAATTCCCTTAAGAGCGCACTCAATAGCATGGGATTAAGCCACGTTAAAATGTTTTTTGCACAGAATGATGGAACAACAGCCTCTGCTGACTATATAATGAGGTTCCCTATATTCACTGTCATAGCACCTATATCAAATAGTATACGCGGTGCCTATGTCTTAACAGGAATACCAAATGCTATAGTTGCTGATACTGGTGGCACAACAACAAACATAGGCGCACTCGTTAATGGCTATCCACGTGAAGCCCTAGAAGTAGAGATTGGGGGTGTTAGAACAAATATTAGGGCGCCCGATATAATCGCCATAGGATTGGCAGGCGGTAGTATTGTTAGAGTCGAAGGCAATGATGTGAAGATAGGGCCTGTCAGTGTTGGGTATAGATTAATTTATGAAGGTATTGCATGGGGTGGTGAGACAATAACGGCCACTGATATAGCACTTGCAAAGGGTGTTATGGTAATAGATGATCCACAATGTAAATCAGAACTTGCCAAAGCTAAGATACCTCAGTGGTTAGTTGAAAAAGCCTATGATAAGATGGTTAAGATGCTAGAGGATGCTCTAGATAAAATAAAGACAAGGCCAGAGCCTGAAACTGTGATTCTGGTAGGTGGAGGATCTGCCATGTGGCCAAGAAGATTAAAGGGTGCTAAGGAGGTTATTAGACCCGATAATGCACAATACGCAAATGCCATAGGTGCAGCAACAGCATTAGTAGGTGCAACAGTAGAGAAAGCGTATTCTTATGAAAAAACCTCTAGAAGTGATGCTATTAATGATGCATCTAAAGAAGCCATTCTACGAGCAATACAGGCCGGTGCCGATCCAGCTACCGTAGAGATTGCCGAAGTTGAAGAAATAGCAATGCCATATTTACCAGGAAATGCTGTTAAGGTTAGGGTTAAAGCTGTTGGTAAATTGAAAATTTAAGACGAATCACCTAAACCTCTTCTCATGATTTCACTTAATTCGCCATAAGTGTTTTTTAAAATGTTCCATTCATTTTCATCATAAAACTTCATCTTACCTGTAGTAAATTCATAAGCAACCTCTAATATGAATCGTGATGCTTGATCCAGTGATATTAAATTTGTGACGTTAGTAGCAGAGCCTGGTATTACTGTTTCCGTAGTAATGGCAACACCAACTACAGGTGATTTCGTGAATAACCATGGTTGTACTATACTGTTTATATGATAAACAGGTACCGTAAATGGTATTATATCCTGCATAGTTAACGGTACAATGATGGGGGTTCTACCAGTTACATTCATGTATATTTTTATCAAGTCAGGGCTTACCTTCAATATCCATCCCTCCTTAACAGTTGGTGTTATCGCGAAACCTAAATTCTTAACAACTAAATTAGCCTTTGTGGCATCAACACTTAGTATTGCATCCATTTCAGGTTTAACCTCTCTCCTTAAAATTTCAAATAAATTAATAGGGCTTCTTATTAATGGTGCAGGTTCATGCGGTATTACTATGGCATTGGGGCAAATATTAGTCGTTATGATAACATCCCCGGGTAATGCATCACCCCTACGGGCCATCTCTGCTATTTTATAAGCAACAGCTAATGCTGTAATTACACCATCTGCATCAGAAACAAGCCCTTTAATTGTTGGTCTAGCACTAATACCACCAGCTCTGCCAGTAATACCCAGTGTTGGTGCTGTCCCACCTAATTTTTTACCTTGTGCGCCTGGTATTAAAATAGTTACCAAGTCAACAGAACCATCATTACCTTTAATGGTTTCAACATCAACCCTTAAGTAATTAGAATATTTTGCTTCAAGGAAATCCTTGACTCTATAGCCATCAATTTTAGGATCTTCTAAAATATCAATTACCTCTATTAAGTATTTAACCATTGACATTAAGAAAGACTTTAATTTCAGCGGCATAAAAAGATTACCACATGACGCGCGACATTAAGGTGGGATTCATAACCATAGGGCAATCACCAAGAACTGACATAATACCAGAAATAATGCCCATTCTCGGTAATAATATAAAAATAATAGAATGCGGTGCACTAGACGATTTATCCTTAAACGAAATCAAAAAATTAGCACCTAAGGATAATGATTACATACTCGTTACTAGATTAAGAGATGGTACCCAAGTAATGCTTAGCAGGAGTAAAATAATTGACTTAATGCAAAAATGTATTGAAAAACTGGAAAAAGATGTTAATTTAATAGGATTATTATGTACAGGTGATTTTCCAGAACTTAAGTCTAATATTTTAATGATCGAACCATCTAAATTAACAATGAATGTTGTTAAATCTATGAATGTTAAAAAACTAGGTATTTTTGTACCTGATAAATCTCAAATTAACTTAATAAAAAATAGATGGTTAAATATAGTTAATGATGTAACTGTAGTTTCATCATCAGCTTACATAAATACTATTGATAAATTTAAAGAATTATCAAAACAATTAATTGATACCGATTTAATCGTGCTTGATTCATTTGGATATTCCATAACAATTAAGAAAACGGTTGCTGAAATTACAAAGAAACCTATAATATTACCTAGAACACTCCTTGTGCGAGTAATTAAAGAATTATTAGAAATCTGATAAATATAATATTTAAAATGGATTAATAATTTTAACTAATATTACTTATAATCTTAATATATTAATCTTACTTCTCCATGCAAGATATAAATCAATTATCCACAGTGCCGTTACTATACTCGTAACAGTCAATTCAAGCGGCTTAACAGGATTATTCATAAACGGTGATACTTGGATCGCTATATAAGCAGTAATTATGGATATTACTAACCAAGCATCTGCGATAATCCTGCTTACTTGGTTTTTCCAGGAGAAGTATATACTCATTAATGAAGTTATAAGCATGAATAATGTCGCTGCCAATGTATGGTACATGGCATAAATATTGACATTATATTTTAACACTGCAAGTAAAATTACTGAAAATACTAATTGAATTATCGCAAAGTATAAACTTAATCTTGAAAAGTTCATTTCACAACACCTCCCATGTACACATACTTACCTAATTCGTACTTAATTTCTGTCCTCTTGAAGGCATACGCTAATATTACATGTACAATAAATGCAACAAGAATAGCATTAATTGCTGCTATACCAACAGTTAAGAAGAAGCCAGCAAGAGCACCCGCAGCAAATGATAATATACCAGTGAGATTAAGTTCAGGGTACTCCTTACCTGGTATTAATTTAAATCTCTCAAAGGGATTCTTAACACCTTCTAGATAAGGTTTTACGATGAAAAACTCTGCAAATACAGAACCACCAGCAGCTGGTAGTAAGGAACCCAGTACAGTTATAAAACTCTCAAAAGGTGCTAACGAAGCGCCAGCTGTATAACCCCAATATGCCGCTAATAATGTACCTATAATACCTACTATTATTGAGGAATAATCCCTTCTGATAGGTATTGCATTCGTAAAGCTTAAACTACCGCTGTATAGATTCACTGTATTTATTATCCACTGCCCCAGAACTATTATCAAAAGTATACCAAGGCCCATACCTAATTTAAGCATATCCTCAGTGATAATTACACTACCAGTAAGCAGTACTATGGCAACAGCACCAAGTATTAAAAATGGATAAAACACAAACATATGTAACACCCATGCAACAACAGAATCCCTCGGTCTTTTCGCAAACCTAGTAATATCTGGTGCTATTAATGAACCAGCTATGTACAAGCCTACCGTAGCCGTAATTGCATCAGCCAGCGACATATGAGACTTAGGAACAGCAGTCCATACGGCACCCCAACCACCATGTAATGAAATAGCAAGAAAAAGCCCAACTGCAATCAACCATACATGCTGTGGAAGTATGAAATAACTAAGGAATGATAAAGCCCTGTAACCTATATAGGTAGAGAGTATCATTAAAGCACCACCCCATAATGCAGCCGCCCATACGGAGAAGAAAGGATTATTGGGATATATCTCATTCATAACAACACCAAAGAACCAGCTCTCAACAGCAAACCAACCAATTCCAGTTGTTATCGTTATTAACGCAAACCCTAATAATTTACCACCAACTCTACCAAAGGGTAATCTCCAGCCAACATATGTTGACAAACCAGAATACGCACCAATAACACCAGATAAAGCACCAATTATAGATAAAATTATATTACCAACCATCACGGCTATTATTGCATTAGTAAAGTTAAGACCACCACCAAGAACACCACCAGCAAATAAAACCGCTATGGCACCAAACGATGCACTTAATGTCAAGAACACATTATACAAACCATACCTCTCAACAATAGGCACCTCCTCAATCGAGTAGTCATCAAATATGAACCGCCTTTGCCTCCTAGGTTCTCCTGCCATAGCAATACTATATAGTTTATGTATTTTTAAGCATTTCTCTACTTCATGAACAGTTAGTGGTAGGTTTGTTTTTCTATCCTTATATGTTAACTGGCTTTAGCATTGGGTGGGAGATTACTGGGTAATTTCACTGCTTGGCAAAGGCCTTAGTAATTGTCCTCCGGCTGATTCTTAATGCATATGAATGATACTTTAATTATTTTGATTAACTTATTCATGTTAAGTATTATTCTTTACTTCCTTGAAAACTTAATGTACATGCAGTTGGCATCCATGGTTACGTGGGTTCAGGAATCAGCGGTATCATCAGTTATCAGGGCTGCAAACCATCATCACTTACTACTAGTACTTATGCATGCTTATTAAATAATTCACCTGCCTCAACTTGATTAACCATTAATTAGAATGATAGTAGGCACGGTTGCTGTGAATTATCCCATTATTAAGGGAGTTATTTTAAGTAGTCGAGTATTGAGTTATTCCTACGTCTACTCCTCCACTCATCCTCCTCAGTAATGCAGTTAACGCCGTAGCTATCGCAGAGTTGTGTTAATTCGCCTACTACTCTTCTCCACCAATTATTTGTTGGCACTGGGTTAATGTTTAATTTAGTCCTCATTAATCTTACTGCTGTTTCCCTTGGCCTAAACCTGTCTATTATTAATTGACTGTTAGTCTCCTTGGCTAATCTAATTATTGGCTCGTAATTGAGCCTTGAGTCATTTATGCCTGGTATTATTGGGCCTAGGAATATCCATGTTTTTACACCAGCTTTAGCAAGCTTCCTAATGGTCATTGCCCTAACCAACGGTGGTGGTGTGTTTGGTTCAATTAACTTATATGAATCACTCATTGTTGTTATCGTTAAGCCAACATCAGCCATTTCACCGCATTGTTTAAGAACATCAATATCCCTAATCACTAGGGCTGACTTGGTTTGAACACTAACATGGAATCCTGAATCGCAAAGTAGGCTTAAGGCCCTTCTACTGAGCCTATACTTTGATTCAATGGGTTGATAGGGGTCTGTTATTGTTGATAAACCAACAACACCTCTCCTAAGCCCCTTAACCTCACTGCTGAGTACTTCAATTAAATTAACCTTAACATACACGACCTCACCCCACTTAATGGCTGGTTCCCCCTTGGTGAAGTCCCTTGCATAACAGTATATGCAACCATGCTGGCAGCCTAAGTATGGGTTGAGGGCGTAGTCGTACTCGGGTAGGCCGGATTTACTTAGGGCTTTCTTAACCTTAATCTCCTTAACTATGATACTCATAGTAATCTAGCCTCCCTTAACCTCCTCAATACGTAGGATCTTGAGGCCCATTGAGCCAGCGGTAGTTTAAGTTGACTTGAGGCGAATTTAAGCGCCTCATCAAGGCTACTGAAGCTGACGTAGCTACCCTTAAACATGGCTCTAACATTCTCCCTAACGAACCAAACACCCACAGGTATATTGAAGCCTGGGTAAATCTCCCTCCAGAGAATTACGGCTGCCTGCCTATGCATACTATGAAGCGCCTCTGCTGCAGCTAACCTGGCTGCGTAGTAGCATCCACCGATGCTTGGGTAGGTGTCCCTACCCCAGTAGCCTTCACTATCGATTTCAATCACTGGTTCACTTCCCCAGGTGTTCCAAGTGCTCCCAGGCCACCATGCCTCACCCCACTCGTATAGCCAGGTGTGTGGGGCTAGTATGCCTATGAATAGGTTATTGTTACTCCTCCTGACGTAAACCCTGTACTCGCTTAACTCAGGGTAATTCTTAACCTCATTGATTAACCTACTTGAAACCTCCTCATCAACCGCAGTTATAGACCACCTAGTGGGTACGAGTCTCCTAGCCCTACCCCTACCTATGGCGCCTACGCTCATTAACCTTGAGATAACGTGCACATCAATGCCTGAGTTATAAAGCATCCAAACGGCATCATTAGCCTTTAAATCCACGTCGGAGTAAGCCTTCTCCACAGCCCTGCTTGGTTGAGGTATTGTGGATAATTTAATGCTTCTCAATGGGGCTGAGGGGCCTATTGGTGGTTCCTGTTCATTTAAGGTTACATTACCTTTAATTGGCTTAGCCAGCGTTAACTCAGTGTCCACGGGTCCGCTTGAAATAGCCATTACCTGTATGTCGTGGAGTTGCCTAGGTGGGTTCCTTGGGTCATTAACCTTGAAGATTACTGACCCCCTGATTAACGTGAGTCTACTTGATAGGAAGTCCTCAAGCCTCATGCTTAACCATGTCCTCGGTTCCTCAAGCCAACCTGTGTCCCCATGAGTGGGTGGTGTGGCTGGGTAGACTCTAACCTTAGGGTAACCTAATCTACCAACCATGATGCTTGGGGGTGAGGAGCCGTTAACATCCTGCCTACCCTCAAGGGGCTTAATCCTCCTAAGTGTCCAATTATTCACTAGTATTGGGCAGTACGCTAACCCGCATAGGTTATACTCCCCACGGCATTTAATGCATAGTTCAGGGTTAATCCGCACTACGCATTAGATGGTGCTTAGGATGGTTAAATACCTTTCACTCAATGAGTATACTTACTTAACTTAATTAGGGTAATTACCTAGCGTTTAAGTATCCTGACTCCTAATACGTCTTGGAAGAACCTAATGGTCTCCTCCCTACTTACCCTATGATCCTTACCCACGTCTGCCCTTGCCCTACGCCTATACTGAACCCTGAACCCGGGTCTAGCTAGGGTTACTGCAACATCGAAGCCAAATATGCCTAATGCTGGGTCATACCTAGAGCCGGGTACAAGTATGTGCTCCCTAATACCGAAGCTTACGTTACCTGCATTGAAGCTCTCCTCCCTAAGCGTGAAGTCAACCGCCGCCAGGGCCCTTAGTAGGAACCAGACGGCTTCATTCCTCCTTAAGGTGACTAATAGGCCTATTGGCTCACCTCTCCTTATTCCGAAGTCCTTAATTGACTTATGGGCAAGCCTATAGGATGGTGTCCTCCCAGTTAACTCAGACATAACCTTAGCGGCCTTCTCAAGCCTCTCACCACTCTGCCCAATCCCCATATTCACAGCCACACTCCATATGAATATCCTTCTCATTGGGTGACCTGTATCAAGTGTGAACTTCCTCCAATCCAGGTCACTGGGTTTTATTGCCCTTAAATCAATGGTTGATAGGTCAATGGCCGGCATCACTCAGTCACCTTCACCACTGGTGATTCCTTACCGATAACGAGTAGGTAGTTTAATACCGTCCTGAACTCAGAGTCCTTAGCCTTAACCGTGGCTATGGCGTCCCTCTTCCTAAACGACCTAACCCAATTAATTAAAGTACCGTGCCTCCCCACGTTAACACCGTTGAAGGCTATTACGTATTGGTTAGGCTGCATTGGGTAGTAATCCATTAACTTACCGTCCTCAAGATTAACCACAACGCTCCCAAGCGTCTCATACTTCCTACCCTCATCCTGGTCAACAATTATGTTCCTCCCATCATGTAGGTTTAACTGAATCTTACCTGCCTTAACCATGGTCTTATCCTCAATCCTACACACCTTTACGCCTGCCTCAGACTTATCAATCCTAATAGGCCTTAGGAAGTTAACTGGATCAGGTATAATCCTGTAGTACTCGTTTATTGGCGTTAACTCAATAACATCCATTAAGCCGACTGGGTACTTGTAATCCCTCCTGACCTTACCATCAACCTTAACATACCCCTTACCTATTATTAACCTAGCCTCCCTAAGGGTCTTAGCGTAGTGGAATACATCCCTAAGAAGCACCGCGAGGGGTATGCTTGAGTTAGCCGGGTGGGGTCCTGGGCTTGGTTTAATTGACCACGGCGCCCCC from the Caldivirga maquilingensis IC-167 genome contains:
- a CDS encoding 30S ribosomal protein S4e, translating into MTHLRRSTSPEWWPVERKGAPWSIKPSPGPHPANSSIPLAVLLRDVFHYAKTLREARLIIGKGYVKVDGKVRRDYKYPVGLMDVIELTPINEYYRIIPDPVNFLRPIRIDKSEAGVKVCRIEDKTMVKAGKIQLNLHDGRNIIVDQDEGRKYETLGSVVVNLEDGKLMDYYPMQPNQYVIAFNGVNVGRHGTLINWVRSFRKRDAIATVKAKDSEFRTVLNYLLVIGKESPVVKVTE